ATGCGTGCTCACATACCGACCGGTTAACACCCCTCACGAGGAGCCCCCACGTGACCGTCACGACCCCCGCCTCCCGCGCGGCCCAGATCCTGTCCCGCCCGATCGCGCTCAACGGTCTCACCGTTCCCAACCGGATCGTGATGGCGCCGATGACCCGCATGTTCTCGCCGGGCGGCATCCCCGGCGAGGACGTGCGCTCGTACTACGCCCGCCGTGCCGCCGCCGGGGTCGGCCTGATCGTCACCGAGGGCACGTACGTGGGCCACGAGTCGGCCGGCCAGAGCGACCGGGTGCCGAGGTTCCACGGGGAGGAGCAGCTCGCGGGCTGGGCGAAGGTCGCCGAGGACGTGCACGCGGCGGGCGGCACCATAGTCCCGCAGCTGTGGCACATCGGCATGGTCCGCAAGGACGGCGAGGCCCCTTACCCGGACGCCCCCGCGATGGGTCCCTCCGGCCTGGTCACCGCGGGCGCCGAGCCCACCGGCAAGGCCATGACGCAGGCGGACCTGGACGACGTCGTCGCCGCGTTCGCCAAGGCCGCCGCGGACGCCGAGCGCATCGGCTTCGACGGCGTGGAGATCCACGGCGCCCACGGCTACCTCGTCGACCAGTTCCTGTGGGAGGGCACCAACCGCCGTACCGACGCCTACGGCGGCGACCCGGTGGCCCGCACCCGCTTCGCGGCGGAGATCGTCGCCGCGGTCCGTGAGGCGGTCTCGGCCGAGTTCCCGGTCATCTTCCGCTAC
Above is a genomic segment from Streptomyces fodineus containing:
- a CDS encoding NADH:flavin oxidoreductase — encoded protein: MTVTTPASRAAQILSRPIALNGLTVPNRIVMAPMTRMFSPGGIPGEDVRSYYARRAAAGVGLIVTEGTYVGHESAGQSDRVPRFHGEEQLAGWAKVAEDVHAAGGTIVPQLWHIGMVRKDGEAPYPDAPAMGPSGLVTAGAEPTGKAMTQADLDDVVAAFAKAAADAERIGFDGVEIHGAHGYLVDQFLWEGTNRRTDAYGGDPVARTRFAAEIVAAVREAVSAEFPVIFRYSQWKQQDYTARLAETPEELEAILTPLAAAGVDVFHASTRRYWLPEFDGSDLNLAGWTKKLTGKQVITVGSVGLDGDFLNAFQGEGSQVNGIDNLLDRMEADEFDMVAIGRALLQDPQWAAKVLSDRFEDLKPYDAAAVKTLS